The genomic segment TCCTCTTATAATTCCGTGTTTATCCACGACTACGATAGAATTGAAAAAATTGCTGCTATGCTTCATTAAATTTAAATCCTCATTCATCCGCTGAACTTGATCGGGCTCGTCCCACATGCCCTCCTGTTCGATTTGCACACTGTATTTCAAGCTTAGCCGTATCGTTTTGGTTAGCGCGTCAAGCGTATCGCTCATTTTGCTCGCTTTGGAGAAATTGGTGGATAAGGCCGTACGTTCCATTAAAAGCTTGCTGGACCGGAAGGACGAAAGCAGCACGAGGATAATCGTGACCAAGACGCATAAAAAAACGAGGCCGCTAAGTACGGTTGCCAAGCTGATTTTACGCTTTTTGTACGCCGAGAGAGGGGCTTTCATCGTAATGACTTCCTTTCGTTTCGCTGAAGTATGTCAAAGGAAAACGTTGTATAAAGTGAAGTAGCGAATTCGTTCTATCGCCTGAAAGCTTTCTAACTTCCTATAAAAGTAATTATATGTAATATCAGGGATAATGAAAGAGGAAAATTTAATAGCGTTGTAGCTATGAAATGCCGCTTCTATTGTTATTATCGGTTTTGTGCTAAAATTGGATTTGTGAAATGACTAGCTGATGCTGCTAAATGCACTAATTTGAAAACATATTAATGAAATGGGAGCATGTTGTGAATAAATTCTGAATGGAAGTGAAGCAGGAGAAAATAGCTCGTACCGTTGTGGACAAGCTAGGCTGGTGATTTATATTATACAGCGTGGGCTGTGTTTCAAACAGTAGCAGTGCTAAAGAAAACAATGCCTGCTGCAACGACCTGTTGGCTGCCCAGCATCGCTTTTGGAAGCCGGTAGGGCAGTGTTTTTGCTGTCCAAAGCTAGTATGCTTGCTTTTTTGATATATCTATAATAAAATTAAGATGATAATGATTACAAATTGAGAAATGACAAGCCGCAGAACGATGCAAAGGAGGCTCATGAGCGATGAGCGAACTGGACATTCAAATGGATAAAATTAACCAGCAGCTGAAAGCGAAGGGCTACAAGCTGACGCATCAGCGCGCAATGACTTTAAGAGTGCTGCTGGAGAACGAGCAGGACCATCTCAGCGCAGAGGACGTATATATGCTGGTCAAGAAGTCATACCCGGAAATCGGGCTGGCGACCGTTTATCGGACGCTTGAGCTGCTGACCGAGCTGCATATTGTAGAAAAAATGAACTTTGGCGATGGCGTTGCCCGCTTCGACTTGCGCGACGCCAGCCAAGAACATATGCATCACCATCTGATCTGCGCCAAGTGCGGCGTGCTGAAGGAAATTCAGGAGGATTGGCTGCTTGAGCTGGAGCAGCGCGTACAGCGCGAATTCGGCTTCACGGTTACCGACCACCGATTGGATTTTACCGGCATGTTCCAAGGCTGCAACACCGGCGATTGCAAGCGAGGCAAAGATACGAAAGCGAGTTAATTGCTCATTTTTTGGAGAAATGCATGCATAGAAGCCAGCCATTGGGCTGAAAAACGCTGAATCCACCAAATAAAGGTGATTCAGCGTTTTTTTTTACGGCATATTTTTATTTGGTATTGATAATAAGGCTTAGTAAACCGTTATATAGGTATAGGACTTGCGGCTTAAACTACCAGTTAAGAAGGTGACAAATACATGAAGACTATATTGGTAGATAACGAGCCTCTTACGCTCAAGCTCCTGGAAGAGGAGTTAGGCAAAATTGGGGGCATCGATGTTGTGGGAAGTTTTTCCAATCCTGAGCTGGCGCTTCAGCATATTTTAGCCGATCCTCCGATCGCTTTATTTTTAGATATCGATATGCAGGAGTATGGCGGGATGCAGCTTGCGGAGCAAGTGGTGCAGCAATTTCCGGAAGTTATGCTTATTTTCCTGACTGAGCAAGAGAAATATGCGGTGAAAGCATTCGAGCTTAGCGCTCATGATTATATAATGAAGCCATTCAGCCATGAGCGGTTGTGCATGACGGTTGAACGGCTATTAAAGCGGGCCCGGATTGCTCCTCCAGCTGTATTGCCGGCTGCTGGACCAGCTAAAATGATTCACTGCTTTAGATCGCTGCGTATTGGGCCGAAGGGCGATGAGAGCGCTACGCTCAAATGGAAAACCTTGAAGGCGCAGGAGCTTTTCGCCTATTTGCTGGAGCATCGCGGGAAGCTGATTCGCAAGCAAGATTTGTTGGATCAGCTGTGGCCGGAAATCGAATGGCGAAAAGGCACCTCCCAGCTGTATACAGCAATTTATCAAATTCGGCGAATCATGCGCGAAGAGGGTGTCGGCATCCGGATCGTTAACCGTGATGAGGGCTACACGCTCGATTTGAATGGCGTACTGCTGGATACGGAGGAGTGGGAACGGAAAATCAAGAGAATCCCTCCGTTAACAGATGAAACATTGGAACAGCATCAGCAGATGCTGGAAATGTATCCTGGCGACTACTTGCTGGAATATTCGTATGAATGGGCTGAAAGGGAGCGTCGTCGGCTTCGCACCGTATGGCTGCGCCATGCCCAGCACATTGCCCAGCATTATGATTCCATTGGCAATGAGGCCAAGGCGGCCCAGCAGTATTTGCTTATTCAAAAACAGCTGCCCTCCGAGGAGCAGATTTATTTTGATCTGATGCGCTTGTATGACCGAATGAATGAGCGGTTTGCTGTACAGCGGCAATACGAACAGCTGCTGAAGATGCTAAGGCAGGAGTTTGATGCCGAACCGCTGACATCGGTGCAGCAATGGTACGATCAATGGCAATACAAGCATAGCCAGCGATTGTCGGCGCAATAAGCGAAAGGCCATTGCATAGCTGCTCCGTCTATGCGAAGGATTTTTAATCGTGCAGTATTCTGGTCTAAATTTACTGAAAATTCAAATATTTACCAACTGAAAAGAGGGAAAGAAATGGGGCATCTCCATGGCACCTATGATAGCTCACTGATTATTTTCTCCTACATTATTGCAGCACTAGCGTCGTTTGCAGCTTTGGATCTGGCCGAGAAGGTCGGCATTTCCGGTGGCCGCAAGCGCTGGCTGGGCATTACGATTGGCGCCGTTATTTTGGGAATGGGCATTTGGTCGATGCATTTCGTCGGCATGATGGCCTTCTCCCTGCCAATCGTCGTAGCCTATGACCTGATCGTTGTACTGCTTTCCCTTCTCGCTGTCATTGTGGCCGCATTCACTGCGCTGTATGTCATTGGAAGGGATGAATTGAAAATCGGCAGGCTGCTGGCAGGAGGTTTGCTGCTGGCCACCGGCGTGTCGGTTATGCATTTTGTAGGCATGGAGGCTATGCTGATTGAGATTCATTATGATCCGCTGTTGTTTCTGCTTTCTATTTTTATTGCGTTTGCCGCATCTGTTACCGCTTTATGGCTCGTATTTTATTTCCGCAAAACGAGCAAGCAGGCCATGCTTTGGAAAAAGCTTCTCGCTGGGATGATCATGGGAGCGGCCATTGCGGGCATGCATTACACAGGGATGATGGCGGCAACGTTCAGCTCGGAAATCAAAACGGCGATCTTTTTTGAGATGGTGCTGGCTACCAAGCTGCTTGCTTATGTCATTATTGCTGGAACGCTGATTACATGCATGATGTCGCTAGTGGTTCTGTTTATCTCCAAACGGCTGGAGAGCAAGGAAACGCAGCTCGATGAGCATGAGAAGTGGTACAAGTCATTGTTTGACAACAATCTAGATGGCATTCTTTCAGTTAATATTCAAGGCCAAATTATTGGCTTTAACCCCATGGCACTGGAAATCTCAGGTCTGAAAAGCGAGCAGCTGCTCAATCAGCCTATAAATTTGTTTTTGCCCTATATTACGCCAGACCAGCTTGACCATACAGTAGCGATGTTTACGAAAGCTTTTCAGGGCGAGGCCCAGCGTTATACCTCTGCCATTTTGCGAAATGGGAAGGAGCGCGTAGATATTAGCGTTGTAAGTGCTCCGGTTGTTGTAGGCGGTGCAGTTGTAGGTATTTATGTCATCGCCAAAGATATTTCAGAGGAGAAGCAGGCGGAGGAAAAGGTAAGGTATTTGGCGTTTCACGATGAGCTGACAGGCTTGCCGAATCGCAGAATGTTCAATCAAGTGCTCGATGAAGAAATTGAGAGACCGAAGCGGGCAAGCGAGGGAGCAAGGGAAGACGATTCTATTTTCGCTGTAATGGTGCTCGATATCGATCGATTCAAAATGATTAATGACTCGCTCGGCCATTCTTATGGCGACCTGTTTCTTCAAGAAATGGGCGACCGAATCAGCAGAAGCGTGGAAGGTTATAATGTGCTGCTTGCCCGAATGGGCGGTGATGAATTCACCCTGCTGGTGCCTCATTCTGATTCAGGCATTGTGACGGAAATTGCCGGGAAAATTATTCATGCGATCCAGCTTCCCTATCGTCTCAAGGAAAGCGACTTTTATGTCTCGGCCAGCATCGGCATCGCCTTATATCCGCAGCATGGGACGGATACGAGCCAATTGCTAAAAAATGCAGATACGGCGATGTACGAAGTGAAGAAAAAAGGGAAAAATGGTTTTCAGTATTATTCAGCCGAACTCAACGACAAGCTGCGCAATAAAATCGAGCTGGAAGGCGACTTGCGAAAAGCGGTGGAGCTGGGTGAGCTTGAGCTGTATTACCAGCCCCAGATAAGAGCCGAGGATGAGCGCATGATTGGAGTCGAGGCACT from the Paenibacillus sp. BIHB 4019 genome contains:
- a CDS encoding Fur family transcriptional regulator, translated to MSELDIQMDKINQQLKAKGYKLTHQRAMTLRVLLENEQDHLSAEDVYMLVKKSYPEIGLATVYRTLELLTELHIVEKMNFGDGVARFDLRDASQEHMHHHLICAKCGVLKEIQEDWLLELEQRVQREFGFTVTDHRLDFTGMFQGCNTGDCKRGKDTKAS
- a CDS encoding bifunctional diguanylate cyclase/phosphodiesterase, translating into MGHLHGTYDSSLIIFSYIIAALASFAALDLAEKVGISGGRKRWLGITIGAVILGMGIWSMHFVGMMAFSLPIVVAYDLIVVLLSLLAVIVAAFTALYVIGRDELKIGRLLAGGLLLATGVSVMHFVGMEAMLIEIHYDPLLFLLSIFIAFAASVTALWLVFYFRKTSKQAMLWKKLLAGMIMGAAIAGMHYTGMMAATFSSEIKTAIFFEMVLATKLLAYVIIAGTLITCMMSLVVLFISKRLESKETQLDEHEKWYKSLFDNNLDGILSVNIQGQIIGFNPMALEISGLKSEQLLNQPINLFLPYITPDQLDHTVAMFTKAFQGEAQRYTSAILRNGKERVDISVVSAPVVVGGAVVGIYVIAKDISEEKQAEEKVRYLAFHDELTGLPNRRMFNQVLDEEIERPKRASEGAREDDSIFAVMVLDIDRFKMINDSLGHSYGDLFLQEMGDRISRSVEGYNVLLARMGGDEFTLLVPHSDSGIVTEIAGKIIHAIQLPYRLKESDFYVSASIGIALYPQHGTDTSQLLKNADTAMYEVKKKGKNGFQYYSAELNDKLRNKIELEGDLRKAVELGELELYYQPQIRAEDERMIGVEALVRWNHPTKGVLSPGIFIPIAEETGIIYELGTWVLREACRQMRKWHLAGGPLIPVSVNLSSQQFHQPYLAEYVKDILRETGLEPHFLELEITESMMMDASVSTAILNQLNDFGVRISLDDFGTGYSSLSYLKMFPIHKVKIDRSFIRDITENDNDKAIVSTIISMAQHLNMEVIAEGIETKAQLDILTDKDCEKIQGYYFSRPLSAIDVEEEFFIPGRQEKTAFHS
- a CDS encoding response regulator yields the protein MKTILVDNEPLTLKLLEEELGKIGGIDVVGSFSNPELALQHILADPPIALFLDIDMQEYGGMQLAEQVVQQFPEVMLIFLTEQEKYAVKAFELSAHDYIMKPFSHERLCMTVERLLKRARIAPPAVLPAAGPAKMIHCFRSLRIGPKGDESATLKWKTLKAQELFAYLLEHRGKLIRKQDLLDQLWPEIEWRKGTSQLYTAIYQIRRIMREEGVGIRIVNRDEGYTLDLNGVLLDTEEWERKIKRIPPLTDETLEQHQQMLEMYPGDYLLEYSYEWAERERRRLRTVWLRHAQHIAQHYDSIGNEAKAAQQYLLIQKQLPSEEQIYFDLMRLYDRMNERFAVQRQYEQLLKMLRQEFDAEPLTSVQQWYDQWQYKHSQRLSAQ